GGTAAGCATGAATTGTATTAATTTTCTCTGCATGCATCGTGGCATAAATTGTATTAACTTGCCCTGCATGTCTTATGGAATATTCCATATTATTCCCTGCGTGACTTGGCTAACAACCCTTCTAGATGTGTCCAGAAACTTCCTCTAGGGTTATGGAATTAGCTAAGAAAAAGGGTCCAAAAGATCAAGCCCTAGAATTGGCACAATTAGCTAAGCCCACATAATGGGGCGGAGAAATCCACAAGTCAAACGAGGATGGGTTGAAACATCAGTGAGTCAACAACTCAACTCGGATGGAACTCGGTGAGCCGGCTCGGTTCAACCAGGTGGGCGTAAACATCCTCTAGTGAAAACTTGTGGGGTGGAAACAACCGAGGAGTATGCTAACTGGATCTATCGCGAAGTATGGAATCAAGACCAACTTTCTACGGGAAGGTCGTCGGGAATGGCCACCGGGAAAGACCACCGGGCAAGGCCGCCGCCGGAGAAGAAGACCAGCGTATGTGGCGTCATGATACAAGCTGATGACGTCATGATGACGTGATAGACGGTGACACTAACGCCGTCATGACGACGTTACAATTGAATGATCCAGATTCGTTGTTCGCTAACGACGTTACAACTATAACGGAATATTCTCTTCTTCAACAAAATATGCTGACGTCGTCAGAGTATGCTGACTCATGTTGACGTCACTGGACTGCTGACGTGGCATTGGAGATGTGGCACCTCCTTAGCTTGATTTTGATCTTTGCACATGGGCTTTTATGTATAGTGCTTCTGAGGCCTAGTGAGCCATACTTGACTAATAAGAGGAACATATTATGCCCAAGTAAGCCCATTTCTAGTGTAAAATATTAGGGTACAAACAATGGGTTTTAAAAGTAAATCCTTGACGTttatagctccaaacacaagaaatatcaactgtattctttgccaaagtacatttcgtaaaacattagttgtaggttgtaagcatggcgcatcaaattaactagaactaagcatgcgtcaTCAAACAAAGTGACaggtaattaatagaaatcataattcacTAAAAATCAGTGAAGATAGTAATTAAGGAATTAATTTAATTTACAACATGATGAAAATTCATCTTCGTCTGTCATCCCagagatggggtctagctcctcatgttggaaatacactcaaaagttgatttcattgcttaaaaaggtgtttgcaagagggaagggtataaagcagtgtgtttgtaacaaatataattgttacagaacccactgttacagagaaacaccaACAGAGTGTTGTGAActcgaaataattgttacaaagttattggaTTTGAATGTATATGCACGGTTTCTGCAACTGTCTATATATGTTGTTctttgttcttcctcttcttcttcgcctGAAAGTGCATAAATTGTCTGCAACTTCTTCTACGAAGCAGAACCTCCCCCTAACTCTCCAAACCCCCTTCTATTAATCCTCAACAGTTTATGTAGTGTCGTAGCACTGAAATATCCcgtcataactccatataattccccattcactcggcagtaaagaatatCTCCTtctgaatattttcttccctttttttaaCTCCTGATGCATCTGACTTCTGTTTACATACTCCAAACACGCTAAAATACGTCTAAGAAGAAGTCACGAACGCTGAGAATACACGCAAACCTTCCCAATATAACTCTACAAATCCCGTGATATCTCAAGCCTCTGTTTTGCATCAATTCCACGtaacttcttttcttttctcgaaTCTGAAGGACTCAACATCCCTGTCTTAGTGTAACAGGCTGGAATGAACTGATTGCAACGATAAAATCTCCCCAAATCCTCTCGAGTTTAACGGAGAGTATCCTCCGTACACGTATTCCCCTGTTTAGTTTCAACACGACGATTAAGCCAATTTCATTGAGTCAAATACCCATGCTCACCCTGTTCACCCAATACAAGTCCAATCCAACAAAAAtctttcattgaatctctccGGAAACTGATTAAAACTAACTCAACCAAACCCGATACTCTGTTTCTTTAAATACCCAACTATATGTTCAAATTTAGTCAAATCAAGCTCatataccaggcctgtttagtcaatTAGAGTTCATCTGTACCAAACCCAGCGATTGAATCTGTCCAAAAGTTGCCCAAAATCGAACCCTAAATCTGCTCTtctattcccgccaaaactgatttcaaatggggaagataaTGGATGCCCATAATCCaactgatggggtgcgaatagcaaatgagggcgccccttagtaattttggtaccccttatccatttgagagtCCATTTAGCATTTGTCCTCCGGAGGTgtctttagcaacttttcgagccgaattttccacaaATGTTTAttacccaaaaatacctacaaacaagtttattagtgataaaatgagtcgcagctaatgtagttatgggtgaaaatgcgtcgcactttcgtgcttatcaggtGTTTTAAGCTACCTAAAAAGATTACAGCCAAAATTAAATCTATTCAGAGAGATTTTTGGTGTGGGAAAAAAGTAAATCAAAGGGTCATTACGTTAATTCTTGGAAATTTATGTGTAAGTCAATAAAAATGGGAGGTTTGGGGTTTAAGGATGCTGAAAAAATGAACCAGGCAATGATGGCTAGACTTGCCTGGAGATTTATTTCACAACCAAACTCTTAGTGGGTGAAACaatttaaggaaaaatattttaggAATAAATCGATTTTCTCTTGTAAAAAATCGGTTAACTCTTCATGGATTTGGAAATGCGTTATGCATGGAATAAATCTAATTCACAAATATATTTGTTGGGATGTTGGAGATGTTCAATGCTTTAACATTTGGACTGACAAATGGATCCCTGATCTTGAAATTTCTCTTGATCATCTCTGTTCCGAAAGGAACACTTCGTTAACACTTGTATCGGATCTGAATAATCCGGATACGAATAAGTAAAACCACGAACTAATCATGGCATCTTTTCCTCATATTATTGCACAATCTATTTTGTATATCAATTTGTTTTTAGGTAAGGATGATACCTTAGAGAAGGACAAACCTAGATAGAAATTAACAAGGAATGGAATATTTACGGTTAAATCACTTTATGATAGGTTATATGGAATGAAAACAGTGGATAGAGATAGAGAATTATTTAGGAAAAAGTTCTGGAAAGCAGGAATGCCACAGAGAATAAAACTTTTTATATGGAAATGTTTGAATGATGATCTACCAATTACACAGATCTTAGCACATTACATGCCTGATATTGATGAAAAATGCATTTTCTGCCATGATAACATTGAAACATTATAACATTTATATTTTGAATGTGGATATGCAAAATCTTTGTGGAATCTGCCTCCCTTTTCTGGTGGAGCAAATATCAATGCAGGAAATTTATCTTTCAAAGATCACTATGACCGGTGGCAGGTAGGAGGAGACAATTTGACTGAGATATGTGCAACTAAATTCTGGTTCTTATGGAAGGAAAGATGCACTAGGATTTTTGAAGAAAAATCCACTTCTTCTATGCATCTTTCAATTGCAATTCAGAGACACATCAATTGTTGATGCAATACTCTAGGAAATGTGAACTAGCAGTCTAGTTGTACTAGTTCAGTTGCGAAAAATTGTATCCCACTGAAATTCCCTGACACTAATTGCAGCAAAATAAACTATGGTGCCTCTTGCCTTTCTGCTTTTGATAATGCTGGCTTTGGTCTAATCTTGAGAAATGATGCAGGTGATGGAAAAGGAGCTAAGtatggaatattcaaagattcatgtCCCGAAAAAACCGAAGCTTTGCTCTATTACAAGGTGCCAAGTAGGCCAGAGATGAAGGAATGTTCCATTTCTGAAAATAGGGGGACTATGAAAGAATAGTAAAGTTTATAAAAGAGAAAGACACCATGTTGGATTAGACGAATCAAAAAATCATAAGAGAAGGTATGATAATTTTGGAAGGTTACAGAATTTTTTTAGGTTTCAAGTTCATCCATAGATCTTGCAACTATGTGGCTGAAACTAggaagtcttcaatcttcaataccTGGAAAGAAGAGATATATGTTTTCTTAGATATAAATAATAATTCTAAAGAAGGTAGTAGTACTACCAGAGTTGTTGGCAGAAACACGAGTTTGAAGTCTAAAAATCAAAATAAGGAGTACCTTGAGATGATAACATGACAACTTTCTACATGTTtcatttgttttcttgtctttgcttttgtatttgttttgtttttccagattttttttttgaagcatgaatttaTTATAGAAAGTTTAGATTACAACTTGTCttgggtatgtggtacccacagagtcttgaaataaaatgtgactgataaaagatgggattgcctggtccTAGATTTTGGTTGAATAGTTTCATGTTTGGCTTCCATCTGCTGCATGATTTGCCAATCCgtccgctgcttgatttccttccctgTAATTGTGTTGTATATCGACTTGCGAGATTTGCCTCAgtctattttttatttcttcaatcatttctGCTATGTGCCAAGGTGGTGTGGTAGTTGATGTAATGAAACGCAGTGAGGTTATCCGAGTCTGTTTCAAAGAGAATTCTAGGCCATTGTCTCTCTATTGTTGTTCTTGAAGCCAATAGTAAGGCTCATGTTTTTGCAGTTAGTGCAGTCGTAGTTCCTAGTGGTTGATCCATAGCTATTATTGTTCGTGCATCTGAGTCTCTACAGACGAATCATGCCCCTGCAAATCCCGGGTGGTCTCTGGCTGCTCCATCTGTGTTAATTTTAATCCAATTGATATTCGTAACGGACCATCCTACCGATATTGTTGCTATCCTTTTATCTGTTGTTGGGCGGTTGACTATTGGTGTAGCTTCTGGTATGATTGGTAGTGAGGCGTGTTGTGCCCATGAATattcttgttgtagtttttgtGCCCAGGCTAGGATTTCTTCTGAcgttgtttgtttttgttggtaaATCAGATCATTTCTGGATAGCCATAGGGTCCAgaataaaaaacaaaatgaagAGATTGTCGAAGTTGATGTTGGTTGTTGCAGGATTTAGGATATACTTGTTTGTGGAGTTAAGGTGAAAGTCTGGGTATGATTGGTGTTTGGTGAATTTGTAAGTTGATTGAATAAGTTGTTTAGGAAGTAGCTGCTGTTGGACAGTGAATTAAAAGGTGGCTTGCTAATTCCGTATCAGTATTGCATCTTGGACATATGtctgagttggtcaaatggattCGATGTTGGAGAGAAAAGGTTGGTACTCCTTTATTgatggctttccacaagaaaagccgaaTGTTTGGTGGACACGGTAAAATCCATAAGAACTTGGTAGGTTGTAAAGGTGTGTGGGTTGGTTGACCAtgagttagacatttgtatcTTGAAGATGTGGTGTAGCTTCCCgattttgagtgtggccagaGAATTTTATCTGGGGTATTATTTTGTGGAAGGTGGATGTTGATGATTTTTTGAAATGTTTGATTGGGAAAGGTGTTCAATTTTTCATGATTTCAGGAGTGGGAGATTGGGTCGATGATATCCGCTGCCATTTGGATTGGGTAGTAATGTGTTGGATCTAGATTTGGAGAGTGTGGAATCCAGTTAGCTTCTACTGGTGTTGATAACCCATTTCCAATTTGATGGACAATTAAATTTTGCATGGTAGGGATAATTGATGCGAGTTATCTCCAGTAAGGGCTTGAAGAGGATGGAATGGAGATATTTCCTTGTAGAATTGATTATTCTTTAAAGTATTTTGCACTGAATAGACTTCCGCATATAGAGTTAGGTTGTtccagattaaaaaaaaaaaaattgttgtactTCCAACGGATGCGCAATGCCCTGTCTAGCTTGAATAAACAACTAATACAATCAAAAGCTGGAACCAACTTGGGTTAGCCAAGTTGGCAAGAGGGCTAGCTAGCGTTAGTGTTGGGCCATTGCATTTGGCCACCAATAATGGATTTAGGGCGTTGCGTCTTGGTAATTCCTTTTTTACTTGCAAAAGCGAAAGCGTTACCTTTCCTATATCTTCTTTTCACCATACCAAAAAAGTAGATCAGGATATTATGAGTATATATAAATAATGGGATTCAGTTCAGAACATCCACTAAAAACCATCACTAAAAAATCCCTCAAGAAAAATTCttctagtctcagaaatcaaatcCCTTAAAAATGGTGGATCTAATCGATTTCACTGATAGGGTCATCGAAATCGCGAAAAAGAGAGCACGCCTCAACGATTCATGTTCATCAGATTTACAAGCTCTGAAATTAAATTCCCAAACCCAGAGATTAGCGTTGGAACGATCTATTCTAACAGGCGTCGATTACTCAATAACGTTTGTTGAAACTCATAAAGCTATTGAAAGAAGAATCGAAGAAGAGATGGATAATCGTCTGAATACCAAGAAGGTTGTGGTTTTAGATGACGGAGATGTTTGTTCGATTTGTCTACAAGATATAGACACCGCTGACGGCGGCGACGATGATGATGGAGCTGCAAGAGTTTTGAATTGTTCTCATACTTTTCATTCCAGATGTATTTCTGAATGGAGGAAACGGAAGACTAATTGTCCTCTGTGTAGACATGATATGGAGAAAGAACAGGAACAACGGTGTACCGTTAAACGGCGAAAAGTAGATGAGAATCCGATCATAATCATCTTATAATtgttgtatttttattttctttaattttcgttttaaaaaatgtattttatCCTCTTAATGTGTTTCACTATCAGTATCAATTACTTCCAAACCAGACTTTGGAATTTAGTGAGACAAGAATTTCtctattgattgattgattgattgatgggTAACTTCAGTTTTACTAATGCTTGTTAATGGCCGTAGATTGCAAGATTTGGAGTGGACAGTCACTCTTAACCATTCTTGAGTAATTCTACCTACGGATCCAACTCTAACCATTCTTTTTTGGGCAATAAATTCATGGATTCAATGCAAATTACTGAGTTCACTATCAATTACTTCCAAATTAACAGTTTGAGAACCCAGTAGCGGCGAATTGCCATAGATTGCATTATCAGGAGTGGACACTCTGAAATGATTAGAAATGGAGCAGATCTATCGAACCGAGCTATCTCCGACTTGAACGAATTTCAAACTCAAATCCACGGTACAACCACATAGTAACTTTATCATTATAATACTGTTACATCGGCCAATTTTGGTTAATTTCATTTTAATTGTTTAGTAAAAGAAAACAAACTACACTCTCAGTATATCAGAGATTGGGAAAGTTAGGATAATAAAACCATAAAGGCAAGCAAAGGATGATATTATTAACATATATATGTGTGTTCCACCATCAAACTTATTAGATATTAAAGACATGTTGTCAAGTGGTCACAAGTTGTTTTCTATTGCCGACTGCTACAATCTTACTTCACATTATTTagcttttggtttgtttttagaaTCTTTTGTCCTCTAGTTTAAATGTTCTCAAATGACAACTTTTccagattttttcttcttttttgttctgTGCTAGTACCGGAAAGAAGGCCAAACAGCCTGGCTAGCAGATTCCATGGGACAATAGGCTACCAAATAAAAGGAGCCTTGACAAATTGTATCTACCGGCAATGGTATCCAAGGCTAATCAATCTTACCTCATTCAGCTTTTGGTTTCGTTCTAGGATCCTCTGTCCTTTGAGGTTCATAATCTTTTTTGTTTACGAAGCAGGTGCACATCTAGTCATTCCCTACTATGACCGGCCAGGCAAGTGATGCACAATGGTTGCGCGTTACAGTATTGCAGGTCAAGTTAGTGTCCGCGCGCTACTGTGTAGATTGTTAAGTGCTGAAATAGCAAGATCCTACAGGTAGAGTGAGGCGCAAAGGTAGCACTACACTGTAAACatatttggctaagtaatgaagttTATTGtacgacacaatgaagcttcattaaagGAAAGGCAAGGCAAAGCCAAAGTaacaagatgcaacatgcaatgttggcattaaggcatatccatggaattgagttggcccaaactcaaggatgatgcaagaaggtagaataGGCCAAGAATTGGTCTATGCATTAATTCAAGGCAGGGCCAAAGCTTGAgtaatgcaaacaagctagtaatgcaagagtgacATTGCTATTGTCGagcaaattggctaagtgaagcatatgatgCATGGGTAACCAGAACGAGCTTAAAGAGTTGGAATTGTTGATTGAAACACAATGATTGACCGTGCATTAGCTTAGAGTAACAAGAAAAGTAGCGCCAAGATGGCTGAGCATTGGATCAAGGCCGAGTTCAGTAAAGCGCAACAGTTGTGCAATACAGCTCAAGTGATggttaggagttggttattggcttcACAAGCCTGCCAAATACGCGAGACAAGGTAGAACAGTTATAAAGCAAGTTTATAAGCGTGGGAGAGCGTTCGTAACTGCTTGAGAATATGTGTTGGATGATGGCGCCAGTTTAAAGAGAAACTGGTTAAGTTGACACAGTTATACGCGGTTATGGAACTACTTTATGGGACATATGGCTGTCCCATGCGTGTGCAACAGTTGTGCACGGTTTGAAAAGCagttgtataaatagtcctaaggcatGGGAAATTCGGTAGGCTTACATAGGAGATTGTGAGACTCAAATTGAGAGAGTTTTTGTAAGactaaggcttggttcaagagaaacaagtctgtgtaagtccataagtgggcaagttttgtatttcttccctttgatgcaataaaatgagttgattgtgtcatgttataagtgttcttggttggctgGTTGTTGTTGGCAATGTATGGCAATGTTTGAGTGCTTTATGGTAAGCATTTGAGAAGTTAGGAGAAATGAAAGAAGGCCAAAGACTTCCGATGTAGAACTAAAGAATTGgttgtttgcattggtgcaaacttatatGACTAAAGTGCAGGTGGGTGAAGCTTGAATCACGAAATCACTATGCTGTAGGGTCACACTTTCACAGAAATTTGCAAGAGGCGTTTGAAGGTGTGATACCCACCAATGTGAACAATTTTCCATTGCCATGCAGACGCATTTAGCTTTTGCCCTTTTAGGCCTTCACCATATGCAACGGTGAATGTTATAAAACTGAGA
Above is a genomic segment from Papaver somniferum cultivar HN1 chromosome 10, ASM357369v1, whole genome shotgun sequence containing:
- the LOC113316492 gene encoding E3 ubiquitin-protein ligase RNF181 homolog: MVDLIDFTDRVIEIAKKRARLNDSCSSDLQALKLNSQTQRLALERSILTGVDYSITFVETHKAIERRIEEEMDNRLNTKKVVVLDDGDVCSICLQDIDTADGGDDDDGAARVLNCSHTFHSRCISEWRKRKTNCPLCRHDMEKEQEQRCTVKRRKVDENPIIIIL